The sequence GAGGAAGGTTTGGATTTGCTGGTTAACAGGAAATTGCTTCACTTCATATCTCTAATACCAAAAGCTTGACAGAAAGGAGTTATTTGAGAAGGAggcatttttcaaactttttcttttttggctgccctgcagcatatggagtttttgggccagggatcagattcaaactgcagctgtggaaatgcctgattcttaacccactgttggaggatagggatcgaacttgcgttcCAGCATTCCCAAAACGACACTGATAGCATTGTGCCCCATTGGCaactcatgaaaatatttttaaggaaagaatgTTGTTCTTATTTGGGGTTGAGTAGGTTAGGGGCTCAAGTGGTAGAATCCAGCCAACTTAAACTTGATTTCTGGTCCTTTCCTTTATTGTCCCATCAAACAAGTTACcaacacaattttataaataatttgtcatctatgaaatggagaaCAATAAAATAATGGTTGTCTACTTTTAATCCCAGAATTTAGTATGAAACAAATACTCAATGgacttttaaaactattattGCTACTTTTTGGCACATAGGAAAGTGCCAGTTATTATTAGTATATATGGAAAATTGAAGTTTTAATTGGTTGAGTAACTTGCTTAAGAAATGaaatgtaggggagttcccgtcgtggcgcagtgattaacgaatccgactaggaaccatgaggtttgcaggttcggtccctggccttgctcagtaggttaaccatccggcgttgccgtgagctgtggtgtaggttgcagacgcggctcggatccagcgttgctgtggctctggcataggccggtggctacagctccgattggacccctagcctgggaacctccatatgccgtgggagcggcctaagaaatagcaaaaagccaaaaaaaaaaaaaaagaaatgaaatgtaggAGTtgacattgtggctcagcagttaacaaacacgaatggcatccatgaggaggtggttcaatccctggccttgctcagagggttgaggatctagcattgctgtgagcttgtagtgtaggtcgcagatgcagatcctttgttgaggtggctgtggcgtagaccagcggctacagctccaattggacccctagcctgggaacctccacgtgctgtgaaaaaaaaaaaaaaaaaaaaaagacatgtatatGGTACATGAACACGGTTTTGCTTTCTTCAAGCCACTGGTCTGCCCCAGAATTCTGTTGTTTCCTCAAGTTCCATCATTAAATCCCTTCGCACAACTGGTTCAGAAATCTGcaactttcctttttcccttggaatttttgtttttctttttttgggaggagaggggctttttagggccatgcctgcggcaaatggaggtttccacgctaggggtccaatggctGTCacccgacgccacagccacagcactgcaggatcccagctgcctctgcaccaatagttcatggcaatgcccaatccttaactcactgagcgaggccagggattgaacccagagcCGCaaggtttctagtcggattcatttccccgaCTCCCTCCCTTGGAATTTTTCTGAAGGAGTTTTCAACTTCCCAATGGCTCAGGAACCACACCATCGATAATTAagttacaaacaaacaaacacctctcAGAAAAGGGCCAGGAATGTTATTACGTATTCACTCATACAACAATCACTTGTGAATAAGAAAGTACACAAATTTAGCTTTCTCAACTTGTGAGGGCGGGCCAAACAGAGGGGAGGAGATACAGGAAAGTGCCGGTGGGTGGCGGAAGTAGGAGGAGTCTTTTAAAAGAGGTCTCTTGGGCCAGAGGCCATTGCGGACGTGAAGAAAATCTCCCTTTTGTGGACCTTGACTTTCCTGAGCATGGAGAGAGCAAAGGACAAAGAGGTAAATACAGTTtgataggtttgttttttttatgtctttctgagccttctgtttttctcttcctagaGCACACTGAAGTGCTTTCCCTTTTTTGAGAGGAAAAGAGGATGCCTTagagtttctttctgtttgtttgttgtgcctcagtttctcttttacatgtgaaagttcccgggccaggtatccgacctgcgccacagcggcagcagcgcaggatcctggACCCttaattaacccactgtgccacaccggaactacttttcttttttaaagacgtGAACTCCTGGATATGATTGCACCCTGATATATTGGATGAGATCCTTTAATTTCCCTCCTACAGACGCAGGTTCCAAACCAAAGGTGTTGGATCTAGATTTATATTTTCCCGAGGTCGTTAGGGCCAAGGAATAATCAGAAATGAGCATACTGACGAGAGACTCCAGACAGCCGCTGAGGTTGGAGAGGCTGTGGGGCTTGTTCAGAAAAGTTGAACTATTCTGCCAGGGAAATCTGAGTGCTTTCAGGGACTCCTGCCTGGAACCAAGTCATTTTTGCCCTCCCAATTTTAATGAAGACTTTTGTGAGGCCCCAAAGTCAGTACTTTCTCTAAGGGTTCTGTCAATTATAAGATTTCAATATGAATGTAAACCTATAGAGATGTAAAAAGACCATACAAATGTTAATTTGTCCTGAGCTCTTGTCTAGGAGGTGATAGGATTTAGATTCCAGAGCAAATCTGGGATTTAAGTTGATTTGGgatttaatatctattttaaatgccTGTGTGCCCTTAGCTTTAGCACCTGAAAAACGAGTAACACATTGTCACCAGATTGccctgaagaaagaaaacaaggagtgTGTCTCACAAAACCTGATGGAAGATAGAGGATCAAGAAATATTAGTTTCTTTGTATCAATCAGCTATATTGCCACTGTtgttctcttgttttattttatttatttttattttttgtctttttagggccacacctgtggcatatggaggttcccaggctaggggtctaatgggagctacagctgccggcttacaccacagcaatgctagacctgagccatgtctgctacctataccacagctcacagcaatgctggatccttaacccactgagcgaggccagggattgaacttgcgtcctcatggatactagtcagattcatttctgctgagccacgacgggaactcctcttgtttcttttgaattaaccagcatttactgagtgcctacaaggaaagggaaaggaattcTGCCTTTGTGGAATTTATAATCAGAATAACAGGCTTGGATTAAATCACAAAAGTAAACATAAAACTGCAACTAAGTGATAGGAGTGAGGAAGGCATAGTAGATTTGAATTGGTCTATAGTCCAGCAGAGCTTACCTGATGAGCTAACACCTGAAGTGAGATTCTGAAAGAGGATTTAGGTTTAAGAATATGAATATAAGGGAGGGCAATGTGTGTGAAGTTGAGTGATAGCCCTTCAGGCAAAGTAACTGGGctgggagttcttgttatggctcattgggttaagaactagATTCATGacatgggggtttgatccctggtcttgctcagtggattaaggatccggtgttcctgaaagctgcagtgtaggtcacagatgtggctcagatctggcattgctgtggcacaggccagcagttgcatctgggaacttctatattccacatgtgcagccataaaataaataaataattcgaAAAAGTAATTGGCCTGGGCAGGAAATGAGTTTTGTGGCAGTAGCTTGGGGCAATAGTAGGGAAAGGTTGATAGGGAAGAGTTCTTAGGAGAGGGATGGGGAAAGGGGAAaacctcccagcctcccaggtgAGGGATAATGAATATGGTGGATGAGTGATGCTTTCTCCAAAGTAGacgctagtgtgtgtgtgtatatatatatatcttgtacTTAATCGGCCTTCCGTTTTTCCATCATTGCCTCCCTATCTTAGAAATATCTTTTAAGTAAATACCCTTTCACCTCAGTATTCAGATGATATCCAGAAGATAATCCTTCTTGCCAGCAGAGTTCAGTGACTGTCTTGGTGCCTTGGATGGTGAGATACCTTAAGTCAGGTAGTGAAAATGTGGTGGGTTAGACACCAGAGGAGTGACTGAATGAATGGTTCCTCTATCCCCAGTGCAACTCTGCAAAgaagttagcagaagaaagtaATAGTTGCACATCCAAAGCCATGTcagcagaaactgaagaagaGGAACAGGGGGCTTCTGGTGAAGCAAGTATGCAAAATAACTCAAGGaatgaggccaaaagaaaaagatcaatgaaaaatgACGAAGGTAAGAGAACTACAAGTCCTCCAATCCTAATTCTCTGGGTTTAAGAAGACTGAAGGATTTTtctgaaaaagtagaaaatgtagGGAAGAAATTCTGTATTCTGCAAATCCTGTACATCCTTCAAAGCCTAGCTCAAATCTCACCTCCTGGTTCTGAACATTATTTTGCCTACTCTAGCTGCTGGGTGTTAAGAATCTCAGTGTGCAATGATCCAGGGACAGACAGCTATAAATTGAAATCCCATCCTTAACTCCACTTCCTGCTCTAAAAAGTGAGGAAAGTAGGTTCTTAGCTGAGTTTGGTTGAGGTTGGTGTGGAGGGTCAGTTGTAATTTACATAGAATAATTAGGTAAACCACCTACACTCTATTGGACACAATGTGCACTCAGTGTCATAGTTGTGTCTCTTCTGGAGGTGTGTTTTCtaagtccccccccccctttttttttggtaagtcttTACTGAATGGTGAGAGTGTGTGAGATGCTGCAGGAGACTGAAATGCTGCCCTGACTGGGGTGCGCTGCCAGAATTATGAGCGTTAGTAATTGTGTAGCATTTCCAGGTGGTTTATTTTGTTGTGAGAGGGCAGGCACAGCTGAGTATTTATGACCTCAGGTCTAAAACTTCACTTATTCCCTGCATTGAAAGTGCAGGCTCTAGGTCAGCCTCTGGTTTAAAGCTCTCACAAAAGAGTAAGTGTGTGTGAGTAGTGGGGAGTTGGAGGAAGTTAAAAACTGAGGGatagaattcctgttgtggtgcagcagaaacaaatccgactcctatccatgaggactcggtttcgatccgtggcctcactcagtgggttaaggatccaccattgctgcgagttgtggtgtgggtcgcagacgaagATCAGatccctgtgtggctgtggctgtggcgtaggccagcagctgtagctccaactcgacccctaacctgggaacttccatatgctgtagatgtagcccttaaaagaagaaaaacaactgagGGGTTCGGAAATATTGTCAGTCCCATAGGTTTGAGGTTCTGTCCTTTGGAGGTTTTGTGGTCTTTGGCAAGtcatttaattgtacagtggggATTAGATTATGAGAACTAAAAGATTGTACTTTTGACATTTTGAAAGGCTACGCAAAAGTTAATTATTGCTAATTTTATCCCATTCTCCTTCAGCTACCTGTCCGAAAAAGATGCCTCAGTGTTGTAGCGGTATGAAACCTCAGAAGATGCAGATTCCTCCACTCCCTTCTATCCTCCCACCGGCCAACCTGATTCACAGAGACGTTCTTCGGGCTTGGTGCCAGCAATTAAAATTGAGCACCAAAGGCCGGGTGAGGGCTCAGAATGGGGGACGATGCTCTTGGGAGGAAGACTACAAGCCTTAGTTTGATGAttaactcatttttctcttgttttagaaACTGGATGGATATAAACGACTCTGTGAACATGCTTACCCTAATCAAAAAGTGAGTAATTTGTAGGGAATTTGGCAGAATGGAAGGTTTAGTTCTCATTGTAATTATCTATTTTAGCATCAGAAGCTGAGTAGAAATGTCTTTAATCTTTTAAACCCTCTTTGTAGGACTTCCCTGCCACAGCAGAGGAAGCCAGGATCCTGTCACCATCAAGAAGAAAGTTAATGATGGACAGGGGGGAGCTACCGCTGGAGGCTTCTGATAAAAAGATGTCTTTTGGAGGTGCTGCTCCTGCTGAGGTGGGGCACCTGCCCTTGAAGGAGCTGCTGCTCATGAGGGAGTTGTATCAACTTCTGACACAGAAGCTGTGTTTGCTTCCTGGAGTAGGATTGTGTCCGAGGCCGGGAGGGTGCAAGCAGTGGAATCACGAGAGACTTGTGGTAAGCTCATTTTTAAGAGATGGGAGggagagtttccactgtggctcagcaggttaaggaccccggctagtatccatgagaattcccgtttgatccctggccttgctcagtgggttaaggatccggcattgctgtggcctaggtcacagatgcaactcagatccaacTTGGCTATTgttgcagcataggccagcagctactgctccaattcagcctctagcctgcgAACTTAGAtggtgagtgtggccctaaaaagacaaaataaatgaatgagagagatgggaaaataagtaaata is a genomic window of Sus scrofa isolate TJ Tabasco breed Duroc chromosome 13, Sscrofa11.1, whole genome shotgun sequence containing:
- the DPPA4 gene encoding LOW QUALITY PROTEIN: developmental pluripotency-associated protein 4 (The sequence of the model RefSeq protein was modified relative to this genomic sequence to represent the inferred CDS: deleted 2 bases in 1 codon); translation: MERAKDKECNSAKKLAEESNSCTSKAMSAETEEEEQGASGEASMQNNSRNEAKRKRSMKNDEATCPKKMPQCCSGMKPQKMQIPPLPSILPPANLIHRDVLRAWCQQLKLSTKGRKLDGYKRLCEHAYPNQKDFPATAEEARILSPSRRKLMMDRGELPLEASDKKMSFGGAAPAGGAPALEGAAAHEGVVSTSDTEAVFASWSRIVSEAGRVQAVESRETCEVKWCVVHGRSLPGNTEGWVHLQFHAGQAWVPEKRRRVSALFLLPANTFPPPYLEDNMLCPECVQRNKVLTKSLQ